A window of Cryptomeria japonica chromosome 3, Sugi_1.0, whole genome shotgun sequence contains these coding sequences:
- the LOC131874626 gene encoding uncharacterized protein LOC131874626, with translation MVFIKSVDASNEIKNAETLCNLLDGVVREVGVENVVQIITDNAAAYVSAGRMLMQRHPSITWSPCAAHCLDLVLEDIGKIGWVKKVVKNAKSVTKFIYNHTWVLALMRKHTNGKDLVRPGVTRFASHFITLQSILSAIPHLKQMFVSDAWLGSAYSKRPEAEKIVTIVFDEGFNKSGEELTAVTEPLVRVLRMVDGEGMPMGFIYEAMDRAKEAISHYYRGNARKCEIFWRIIDRRWTNQLHQPIHAFAYFLNPKFYFSDSFRADEEVMTGVITCIDKMTPDPELRDKVLDELEIYKSAEGRLFSSQLAIDRRGKQQPDLWWENYGAGTPNLQKIAIRVLSQPCSASGCERNWSVFESIHTKKRNRLSQKRLNDLVFVRYNLRLRVRQVEGVSHEAIDLDEIDPYGDWTMNEQNDGDDVLLTEEEIAEIERGAAQDAKGARLDEDEDEDEDDDEDYDFEEESSHHLDTTTPTATTSSSRPEKLSYIRKNTKRRM, from the exons atggtattcataaagtctgttgatgcctcaaatgaaataaaaaatgcagagactttgtgtaatctgttggatggtgtggttcgagaagttggagttgagaatgttgtccaaattatcacggacaacgcagctgcatatgtatctgcaggtagaatgcttatgcagaggcatccttcgattacatggagtccttgtgctgcacattgcttggacttggtgctagaggacattgggaagattggatgggtgaagaaggtggttaaaaatgcaaaaagtgtcaccaaattcatctacaaccatacttgggtgcttgctttgatgagaaaacacacaaatggcaaggaccttgtgcgacctggagtgacacgatttgctagccacttcatcactttgcagagcattcttagtgccattcctcatcttaagcagatgtttgtgtcagatgcttggttggggtctgcatactccaaaagacctgaagcagagaagattgtgaccattgtttttgatgaagggttcaataaaagtggagaggagttgactgcg gtgacagaacctttggtgagggttcttcgtatggtggatggagagggcatgccaatgggtttcatttatgaggccatggatagggccaaagaggccatttcacattactatcgtggaaatgcaagaaaatgtgaaatcttttggcgcatcattgatcgtaggtggacaaaccaactccaccaaccgatacatgcctttgcctactttttgaacccgaaattctacttctctgattcatttagggctgatgaggaggtcatgacaggtgttattacatgcattgataagatgacacctgatcctgagttgagagacaaggttcttgatgagttggag atctacaaaagtgcagaggggagactcttctcatcacaactagcaattgataggagaggaaaacaacaaccag atttatggtgggagaattatggtgccggcacgcctaatcttcaaaagatagctatccgtgttttgtctcagccatgcagtgcttctgggtgtgaacgaaattggagtgtctttgaaagcattcacacaaagaagagaaatagattgtcacaaaagcggctcaatgatctagtatttgttcggtacaaccttcgccttcgagttagacaggtggagggtgtttcacatgaggccattgacttggatgaaattgatccatatggtgattggaccatgaatgaacaaaatgatggtgatgatgtcctccttaccgaagaagaaattgcagaaatagagagaggagcagcacaagatgcaaaaggagcaagattggatgaagatgaggacgaagatgaggatgatgatgaggactatgactttgaagaagaatcatctcaccatttagataccacaacacccactgctactacttctagctcaaggcctgaaaaattgagctatattaggaaaaatacaaagaggaggatgtag